In Pseudomonas sp. PDNC002, the DNA window GCGCGGGCCGTCGGGGAAGACATGGCCCAGGTGCGCATCGCACTTGCCGCAGCGCACTTCGATGCGATGCATGCCGTGGCTGAAGTCTTCCAGTTCCTTGACCACCTCGCCGTTGACCGGCTGGAAATAGCTCGGCCAGCCACTGCCGGAGTCGTACTTGGCGTCGGAGTCGAACAGCGCGGTGCCACAGCACACGCAGTGGTAGATGCCGGGTGTCTTGGTGTCGTGGTACTCGCCGGTGAAGGCACGCTCGGTGCCGCCCAGCCGGCAAACATGGAACTGCTCGTCGGTGAGTTCGTCACGCCAGGAGTCCAGGGGCTTTTCCA includes these proteins:
- the msrB gene encoding peptide-methionine (R)-S-oxide reductase MsrB, producing the protein MEKLEKPLDSWRDELTDEQFHVCRLGGTERAFTGEYHDTKTPGIYHCVCCGTALFDSDAKYDSGSGWPSYFQPVNGEVVKELEDFSHGMHRIEVRCGKCDAHLGHVFPDGPRPTGLRYCINSASLKLVPKA